In the genome of Variovorax sp. PAMC26660, the window TTGCCGGGGTTGTCCGCACGGCGCGGGCCGGCGGCAGCGGCGACGCCTGCCGCGCCTGCACGGCAGAGGCGACAACGGCGCGGAACTGCTTCAGGTCGACAGGCTTCGTGAGGTAGTCGAAGGCGCCCGCCTTCAGCGCCTCGACCGCGTTTTCGGCCGAGCCGTAGGCGGTCATGACGACGCAGCGCTCGCTGCGCTGGTCTCTCTGGATGCGATGGATGATTTCCATGCCCTGCCCGTCGGGCAGCCGCATGTCGGTGATCACCGCGTCGAAGCGGCCGGCTTCGAGGTGCTGCCAGGCTTCGGACACGCTGCCCGCGGCTTCGACGCGATAACCCTCGCGCAGCAGCGTCAGCTCATAGAGCGTGCGCAGGTCGGGTTCGTCGTCGATGACCAGGATCTGCGCGGGGCGCTGGGTGGGAGGGTGCGGAATGCTCACGGCCCTATTGTGTCAGCCGGTTTTCGCTGGCGGCGAAGCTGACGAAGAATTCGTTGCCCTCGGGGCCGCCCGGCACAAGCGAGCGTCGTTCGTAGCCGATGGTGGCGCCGTGGCGCCGGCACAGCTCGCGGCAAAGGAACAGGCCGAGCCCGCTCGAGCGGCTCTCGGACGAGAAGAAAGGCTCGAACAGATGCCGCTTCACTGCCGGCTCCAGCGGCGCGCCGTCGCTCCACACCGCCAGGCTGGGGCGATGGGTGCCCCCGCGCTGGAGCGTCGTCAGCACCTGGATCGAGCCTTCGCGATTGCCGGCGTAGCGCGCGGCGTTGTCGAGCAGGTTGACCATCAGGCGGCGCAGGTGTTCGGCGTCGAAGCGCACGTCGCTCTGAGCGGCGTCCAGCGTGATGAGCACGCCCTTGCGCTGCGTCTGGCGCACCCACTCATCGGCCAGCACCTGCACCGCGGGGTCGAGCACGACCTGCTCGCCGAGCGAGAGCACGCGCTGCTGGCGCGCCCGCGAGACGTCGAGCACGTCGTCCACGATGCGGGCCAGCCGCTGCGCGTTGTGCTGGACCATGCTCGTGAGCTTGCGGTGCGCGGGGTCGGTCAGGTCTTCGGCGAGCAGCGCGCTGGCTTGGGTGATGGCTGCCAGCGGATTGCGGATTTCATGCGCGACGGCGGCCGACATGCGGCCCATCGCGGCCAGTTTCTCGGTGCGGATGCGGGCTTCGAGTTCGCGCAGGTCCTGCAGGAACATCACGCAGAGGCTGTCGACATGCCGGTCGCTGGTGGGCGTGAGCCGCGTGCGCACGCGCACCTCGCGCGCTGCGCCGCGCGCCTGCGCGACGGGAATTTCTTCGGATTGCGGCGCCCGGCGCGCGAAGGTCTGGCGCGCGAGCGCGGCCAGCGCATGCCAGGCCGGCTGCGCATGCAGCGCGAACGGCGGCGTCATTTTTGCCAGGCCCTGCCCGAGGATCGCATCGGCCGCCGGGTTGGCCGCGTGCACCAGCCCTTCGGCGTCGATCACCAGCACGCCTTCGCTCAGCGTCTCGATCACCAGGTCGTTGACCTGCGCCTGCATCTGCGCGCTGCTGCGGTTGCGCTGCGCCACCGCCTCCTCGCGTGTCAGGCGGCGGGCCAGTTCGTGGGCGAGCAGGGCCACCACGAAGAGGCCGGTGCCGGTGAGCGCCGCCTGCACGAAGCGGCCGGAAGAGTCGATCGGCTGCTGCAGCCAGTGCCAGCCCGCGTCGGCCAGCAGCAGCAGCGTGACGGTGGCCGTGGTGCCCAGGCTCACGGTCATCGTGCCGAGCACCGCGCTCATGAGCACCGGCAGCGCAAACAGCGGCGTGTAGTTGACGTTGCCGCCCTGGATCACCTGCAGCGAGGTGAAGGCGGCGAGGTCGACGCCGATGGTCAGCAGCCACAGGGGGGTGAAGCCGCGAATCGGCGGCACGAAGCGCGTGTAGCGCATGCCCAGCCAACTGGCGATCAGGTAGCCGGCCGAGATCGCGATGGCCACCGGCTGCATCGTCTGCCCGAGCGCGAAGGCCACGCACTGCAACAGCACCAGCACCAGCGCGACGAAACAGCGCGCGACCATGAAGCCGCGCCAGAGCCGCTGCAGGGCCGTGCTTTGGCCGCGGCCCTGTTCGAGCACGTCCCAGTCGGTGACCGGTTCGCCGCGCGACCAGAGGGGGGAACTCATGAGGGGCGCTGCGTGCTCAGCCGGGCGCCGCGCCGGCCTGGCGGTGCGCGGTGCTGCAGTAGACCACGCCACCGGGGCCGGCGATGGCGTCGGTGGCCGGCAGGTGCAGGCCGCAATGGGCGCAGCGCACCATGGCCTGCGGCGGGCCGACCGCGGGTGCGGCGGGCGCCCGCTGCGCTTTGGCCGCGCGCTCGCGCTGCGCATCGCGCATTTCTTCGCGCCGGTTCTTGCGCCAGAGCCAGATCGCGATCCAGAGCACGGCGAGGACAAGCAAATACTTCATACGGGAGGACGCGTCAGCACCACTTCGAGCACGAAGCGGGAGCCTACATAGGCGAGCAACAGGAGGGCCGAGCCGGCGTACAGCACGCGGCGTGCGGTGCGACCGCGCCAGCCGAAGCGCGCCCGGCCGATCAGCAGGATCGCGAAGGTGAGCCACGCGAGCACCGAGAAGGTGGTCTTGTGGTCCCACTTCCAGATGCGACCCGCGGCGCCGTACAGCTGCTCGCTGAACAGAAGGCCGGCCAGCAGCGTGGCCGAGAGCAGCACGAAGCCGGCGGTCACGAAGCGGAAGGTGAGCCGTTCGAGCGTGAGCAACGGCACGCCACCATCGCCCGGCGTGCCGCTCGTCAGGCGAATCTGCTTTTCGGCCCGCGTGATCAACCAGGCGTGCACCACGGCCGCGCCAAACAGGCCGTAAGAGGCAATGCCGAGCGCCAGATGCAGCGGCAACCAGGGCGAGGCGCTGACATGCAACGGCGTGCCAGGAAACAGGATGGCCAGCAACACGGCGGCCGCACCCAGCCAGGCCAGCGCGCGGCGCACCTTCAATTGGGGATACATGCGGCTTTCGACCGCATAGACGGTGAGCACCAGCCAGGCGGTGACGGAAAGCGCGGGCGCAAAGCCGAAGCGCGGTTCGTTGCCCACGAGGCCGTGGCCCAGGACCGCAGCGTGCAGTAACCATGCAATGCCAAGGGCCCATTGGGTCGCCTGGCGGCTCAGCCTGGCACCCGCGGCAGCGGCAAATCCATAGGCCACCGCGGTGGCGATGCCCAGCGCCACGCCGAGTGGAGAGGGGATCGCTAAAATCATCGGTCGGAGTTTAGCGTCTCGCCCTTGCGTTCCCAGCGCCCGACTTCAAGTTCTCCCCTCGTCTTCCAGACTTTCCATCCGACCCGCCGCAGCGGGCAGCAAGGCATCCCGTTCATGGCCACCGCCCTCACAGAAAAGTTCTCCCGCCTCGTCAAGACGATGAGCGGCCAGGCGCGCATCACCGAAAGCAACGTGCAGGACATGCTGCGCGAAGTGCGCATGGCGCTGCTGGAAGCCGACGTGGCGCTGCCCGTGGTGCGCGACTTCGTCGCCCGCGTGAAGGAAAAATCGCTGGGCCAGGAAGTGCTGGG includes:
- a CDS encoding two-component system sensor histidine kinase NtrB, with product MSSPLWSRGEPVTDWDVLEQGRGQSTALQRLWRGFMVARCFVALVLVLLQCVAFALGQTMQPVAIAISAGYLIASWLGMRYTRFVPPIRGFTPLWLLTIGVDLAAFTSLQVIQGGNVNYTPLFALPVLMSAVLGTMTVSLGTTATVTLLLLADAGWHWLQQPIDSSGRFVQAALTGTGLFVVALLAHELARRLTREEAVAQRNRSSAQMQAQVNDLVIETLSEGVLVIDAEGLVHAANPAADAILGQGLAKMTPPFALHAQPAWHALAALARQTFARRAPQSEEIPVAQARGAAREVRVRTRLTPTSDRHVDSLCVMFLQDLRELEARIRTEKLAAMGRMSAAVAHEIRNPLAAITQASALLAEDLTDPAHRKLTSMVQHNAQRLARIVDDVLDVSRARQQRVLSLGEQVVLDPAVQVLADEWVRQTQRKGVLITLDAAQSDVRFDAEHLRRLMVNLLDNAARYAGNREGSIQVLTTLQRGGTHRPSLAVWSDGAPLEPAVKRHLFEPFFSSESRSSGLGLFLCRELCRRHGATIGYERRSLVPGGPEGNEFFVSFAASENRLTQ
- a CDS encoding PP0621 family protein; translated protein: MKYLLVLAVLWIAIWLWRKNRREEMRDAQRERAAKAQRAPAAPAVGPPQAMVRCAHCGLHLPATDAIAGPGGVVYCSTAHRQAGAAPG
- a CDS encoding inner membrane protein YpjD — its product is MILAIPSPLGVALGIATAVAYGFAAAAGARLSRQATQWALGIAWLLHAAVLGHGLVGNEPRFGFAPALSVTAWLVLTVYAVESRMYPQLKVRRALAWLGAAAVLLAILFPGTPLHVSASPWLPLHLALGIASYGLFGAAVVHAWLITRAEKQIRLTSGTPGDGGVPLLTLERLTFRFVTAGFVLLSATLLAGLLFSEQLYGAAGRIWKWDHKTTFSVLAWLTFAILLIGRARFGWRGRTARRVLYAGSALLLLAYVGSRFVLEVVLTRPPV